The following DNA comes from Miscanthus floridulus cultivar M001 chromosome 5, ASM1932011v1, whole genome shotgun sequence.
AGCAATATCAACAGTGAAGACATGCAGTCTGCAGAAGCAGATGTATTTGCACCATACTTTCATGTACATTTGTAGCTTTGCCACTACGATGGTATTGTCCTGGTACAATTCTAAGAGAACCGCCAAACATGTAGCATTACACACTATCAGTATTCTTAACCGTTTACAGGAGCCTGAAGCAAGTTAATTGATTTAACATAAACTAATTTGCCTGGCCAAAAAGAATTATGGGCTTTAAATAAACCTGAGGGCAGTAGTACCATGAAACACACCACGGACCATGCTATCAGGCTTGCCGTTGGCGCTACAACTTTTTACAAAAGATCAAAGATTAACAAGTAACGCAATAACTGAAGGAAATTCCTTAATCAACTATCCTTTACTAACATTTGTCTTCCATATCAGAAAGCTACGTACTACTAAATCGTTGCATAAAACACTTCATTGCAAAAACGTCAATCAGCACTATTAAAGTAACATATATAGTTAGGAAAAGAAAAGAGGCAGACCTTTCTGCACCTCAGGCGCATCGTGATAAACAGGTTCGTCCTCTGGTACCGTGTGCAACTGATCTGTCGCCCCTGCTGCATCTCCACCGTCACCTGCAGCATCATCAGGGTAGCGAACAACCACAACAGGGCATACACAGTGGTGTACGCAGTAATCACTGACACTCCCAAGCCTCCCCTTGCCGCCTTTCCGGGATGCCCCGAAACCGCGGCTCCCCATGATCATAGCGGAGAGGCCAAGGCGCTCGGCCTCGAGGCAGAGGCGCTCCTTCATGTCGTGGTCCTTGACGACGTGGATCTTGAAGGGGATCTGGGCGTCGACCAGCGGCTGCGCGAGGTCCTGCGCCTTGGTGGAGGTGAAGGCGTCGTAGTCCTCCTCCCGCTTCTTCTGCAGCTCCTCCTCGGAGGGGCCGccctcgacggcggcggcggcggcgtcctcggcggcgtCGGCCTCGTCGGCGACGGAGACCGGGATGGAGCCCCAGTCGGCGCCGTAGAGGACGGAGGTGGGGCGCACGTGCAGCAGCACGACGGCGTCCCCGGGGCGGAGGTAGTTCTGCACGGCCC
Coding sequences within:
- the LOC136453352 gene encoding universal stress protein PHOS32-like is translated as MAANPSTGAGGDAPAAPAAVRLSAAAQAAAIQPSSPRFFFSSLAGTNPASPHRRIAIAVDLSDESAFAVKWAVQNYLRPGDAVVLLHVRPTSVLYGADWGSIPVSVADEADAAEDAAAAAVEGGPSEEELQKKREEDYDAFTSTKAQDLAQPLVDAQIPFKIHVVKDHDMKERLCLEAERLGLSAMIMGSRGFGASRKGGKGRLGSVSDYCVHHCVCPVVVVRYPDDAAGDGGDAAGATDQLHTVPEDEPVYHDAPEVQKEN